A single region of the Brachypodium distachyon strain Bd21 chromosome 3, Brachypodium_distachyon_v3.0, whole genome shotgun sequence genome encodes:
- the LOC100843185 gene encoding tonoplast dicarboxylate transporter has product MAMAMGKQHGSSPEDDDVEAPLLPVDPATTTGRRPASSSSSRLQALFAHRYPAILSGPAACLAVCLLADLDLGVHGAAPRNMLGALAWVFLWWVTDAVPLAVSSMAPLFLFPALGVASADAVAAAYMDDVIALVLGSFILALAVQRYHIHRRLALNIMVRFCGDPVRPAWLLLGVTGTTAFVSMWIHNTACTVMMMPVATGILQRFPRGTGGNGEELAEVRRFSKAVVLGVVYASAVGGMATLTGTGVNVILVGMWSAYFPEQRPITFSSWMAFALPLALVVFLALWVTLCLMYCSKDTGKALSGYLDRSHLRTELSLLGPVAFAEKMVLAVFGGLIVLWMTRTLTNDIPGWGVLFHNKVGDGTVTIMMATLLFIIPSGKSEGEKLMDWDKCKDLQWSIILLLGAGFAIADGFRTSGLTDILSSGLGFLEGAPALVVVPVACAFSGVITEFTSDDSTATLVLPLFAELAKSIRVHPALLVVSGAVGAQLSYLLPTGSPSNVVGFSTGYVTIKDLVVTGLPLKVVGVAALTILLPTLGSVIFGMENKSREHQWKFWNLSV; this is encoded by the exons ATGGCCATGGCGATGGGCAAGCAGCACGGGAGCTCACCGGAGGACGATGACGTGGAGGCGCCCCTGCTGCCCGTGGACCCCGCCACGACGACAGGGCGGCGTccggcgtcgtcgtcctcctcgcggCTGCAGGCTCTGTTCGCGCACAGGTACCCGGCGATCCTGTCGGGCCCGGCGGCGTGCTTGGCCGTGTGCCTGCTGGCGGACCTGGACCTGGGAGTCCacggcgccgcgccgcgcaaCATGCTTGGCGCGCTGGCGTGGGTGTTCCTGTGGTGGGTGACCGACGCCGTGCCGCTGGCCGTGTCCTCCATGGctcccctcttcctcttcccggcACTCGGCGTCGcctccgccgacgccgtcgctgcagcctacatggacgacgtCATCGCCCTCGTCCTCGGCAGCTTcatcctcgccctcgccgtccAACGCTACCAcatccaccgccgcctcgccctcAAC ATCATGGTGAGGTTCTGCGGGGACCCGGTGAGGCCGGcgtggctgctgctggggGTGACCGGCACGACGGCGTTCGTGAGCATGTGGATCCACAACACGGCGTGCACCGTCATGATGATGCCGGTGGCCACGGGGATCCTGCAGCGCTTCCCTCGGGGCAccggcggcaatggcgaggAGCTGGCGGAGGTGCGGCGGTTCTCGAAGGCGGTGGTGCTGGGCGTGGTGTACGCGTCGGCGGTGGGCGGGATGGCCACGCTCACGGGCACCGGGGTGAACGTCATCTTGGTCGGGATGTGGTCGGCGTACTTCCCCGAGCAGCGGCCCATCACCTTCAGCTCATGGATGGCCTTCGCGTTGCCGTTGGCGCTCGTCGTGTTCTTGGCGTTATGGGTCACGCTCTGCTTGATGTACTGCTCCAAGGATACGGGAAAGGCTCTCTCGGGTTACCTCGACAGAAGCCATCTCAGAACGGAGCTCAGCTTGTTAG GTCCAGTGGCATTCGCCGAGAAGATGGTCTTGGCTGTGTTCGGG GGTCTAATTGTGCTATGGATGACGAGGACCCTAACGAATGACATCCCAGGGTGGGGAGTTCTCTTCCACAACAAAGTCGGGGATGGAACAGTTACT ATCATGATGGCCACGCTGCTGTTCATAATCCCGAGCGGCAAGAGCGAAGGCGAGAAGCTGATGGACTGGGACAAGTGCAAGGACCTGCAGTGGAGCATCATCCTCCTCCTGGGCGCCGGCTTCGCCATCGCCGACGGCTTCCGCACCAGCGGCCTCACGGACATCCTGTCGTCCGGCCTCGGGTTCctcgagggcgccccggcgcTGGTCGTGGTGCCCGTGGCCTGCGCCTTCAGCGGGGTCATCACGGAGTTCACCTCCGACGACTCCACCGCCACGCTCGTGCTGCCGCTCTTCGCAGAGCTCGCCAAGTCCATCCGCGTGCACCCGGCGCTgctcgtcgtctccggcgccgtcgGGGCTCAGTTGTCGTATTTGTTGCCGACCGGGTCGCCGTCCAATGTCGTCGGGTTCAGCACTGGATATGTCACCATTAAGGACCTTGTGGTTACTGGGTTGCCGCTCAAGGTCGTTGGGGTTGCAGCTCTGACGATCTTGCTCCCAACGTTAG GATCCGTGATTTTTGGCATGGAGAACAAGTCACGGGAACATCAATGGAAGTTTTGGAACCTTTCAGTCTGA
- the LOC100843487 gene encoding beta-(1,2)-xylosyltransferase, with product MQTSPAMTWSPPPLPANRSRPDNHQPRHRPSDPCLTAFPFPTSASSSRSPLAGPRSPQTPPPAPSTLRRAMMAGRTPHYHSHNSNGQRFRRLIPCVLFVVFAVHAVSFALYLLLQSHHPSPRPAEPEDRVHEEEEQSSSQKPWPRLPSFLPWAAHPAPPAHSCEAYFGNSFSRFVDVLRPEGRGGGWFRCHHSETLGSSICEGARVRLDPALIAMSRGGEPIGQVMGRAEGEELPRYEPGALEVEGVAAGRTGPLVEPGFLDTYVPTNGIGTHTMRALLNSARVVPPGELHCSQWIEEPTLLVTRFEYANLFHTITDWYSAYVSSRVTNLPKRPNVVFVDGHCKAPLEQTWEALFSNVTYVKNFAGPVCFRHAVLSPLGYETALFKGLSESFSCEGASAQSLREKPDHQKTARLSEFGEMIVASFGLLGDGVVSSKRSNGLNILFVRREDYLAHPRHSGKVESRLSNEQEVFEAVESWAKGLECNVNVVNGLFAHMNMTEQLRAILEASVVIGAHGAGLTHLVSATPDTKVLEIISSMYRRPHFALISRWKALEYHAINLPGSHARIADVISELANILKDLGC from the exons ATGCAGACTAGTCCCGCGATGACTTGGTCGCCTCCCCCGCTGCCAGCGAATCGCAGCCGTCCAGACAACCACCAACCGCGCCACCGACCGTCCGATCCATGCCTAACGGCTTTCCCTTTCCCCAcctcggcttcttcttcgagGAGTCCCCTCGCCGGCCCGCGATCTCCGCAAacccctccgccggcgccgagcacaCTCCGGCGGGCTATGATGGCCGGCCGCACTCCCCACTACCATAGCCACAACAGCAACGGCCAGAGGTTCCGCCGCCTCATCCCGTGCGTCCTCTTCGTCGTGTTCGCCGTCCACGCCGTCTCCTTCGCGCtctacctcctcctccagtCCCACCACCCTTCCCCGCGCCCCGCCGAGCCCGAGGACCGGGTccatgaggaggaggagcagtcTTCCTCCCAGAAGCCGTGGCCGCGGctcccctccttcctcccctggGCCGcccaccccgcgccgccggcgcactCCTGCGAGGCCTACTTCGGGAACAGCTTCTCCCGCTTCGTGGACGTCCTCCGCCCCgagggacgcggcggcggctggttcCGGTGCCACCATAGCGAGACGCTGGGGAGCTCGATCTGCGAgggcgcgcgcgtgcggcTCGACCCGGCGCTCATCGCAATgtcgcgcggcggcgagccgaTTGGGCAGGTCATGGGCCgcgcggagggggaggagctTCCCAGGTACGAGCCCGGCGCGTTGGAGGTGGAGGGGGTCGCGGCGGGGAGGACGGGGCCCTTGGTGGAACCGGGGTTCCTCGACACCTACGTCCCCACCAACGGGATCGGGACGCACACCATGAGAGCTCTGCTCAACTCAGCGCGTGTTGTGCCACCCGGTGAGCTCCACTGCTCCCAG TGGATTGAAGAACCGACACTTCTGGTCACACGATTTGAGTATGCAAACCTTTTCCACACGATCACAGACTGGTACAGTGCATATGTGAGCTCCAGAGTCACAAATTTACCTAAACGTCCTAATGTTGTTTTCGTGGATGGGCATTGCAAG GCACCACTGGAGCAAACATGGGAAGCACTTTTTTCGAATGTGACGTATGTTAAGAACTTCGCTGGTCCTGTTTGTTTCCGACATGCAGTTCTTTCACCACTGGGCTATGAGACCGCTCTATTTAAGGGGCTTAGTGAAAGCTTCAGTTGTGAAGGTGCTTCCGCTCAATCACTTAGGGAAAAACCAGATCACCAGAAAACTGCAAGGTTGTCTGAATTTGGGGAGATGATTGTAGCTTCTTTCGGTCTTCTGGGGGATGGCGTCGTGTCATCCAAGAGATCAAACGGGCTCAATATTCTCTTTGTTCGGCGAGAAGACTACTTGGCCCACCCACGTCACAGTGGAAAGGTTGAATCTAGACTAAGCAATGAGCAGGAGGTATTTGAGGCAGTTGAGAGCTGGGCAAAAGGTCTGGAGTGCAACGTAAATGTCGTCAATGGTCTTTTTGCGCACATGAATATGACTGAGCAACTCCGGGCTATCCTGGAAGCCTCGGTAGTGATAGGGGCTCATGGAGCTGGTCTAACACACTTGGTTTCAGCTACACCGGACACAAAAGTTCTCGAGATCATCAGCAGCATGTATCGGCGACCACACTTTGCATTGATCTCGCGCTGGAAGGCGTTAGAATACCACGCCATAAATCTCCCTGGATCGCATGCGAGGATCGCGGATGTCATCAGTGAGTTGGCGAATATACTGAAAGATCTCGGATGCTGA